A DNA window from Procambarus clarkii isolate CNS0578487 chromosome 75, FALCON_Pclarkii_2.0, whole genome shotgun sequence contains the following coding sequences:
- the LOC123753679 gene encoding mucin-2-like, with amino-acid sequence MGHSIISLQCPAPYFTVPTVIGSEAPYFTVPTVTGSGVPYFTVPTVTGSGVPYFTVPTVTGSEAPYFTVPTVTGSDVPYFTVPTVIGSEAPYFTVATVTGSKAPYFTVPTVPGSAAPYFTVATVTGSDVPYFTVPTVTGSDVPYFTVPTVTGSEAPYFTVATVTGSGVPYFTVPTVTGSDVPYFTVPTVTGSDVPYFTVPTVPGSEAPYFTVPTVTGSDAPYFTVPTVTGSDVRYFTVPTVTGSDVRYFTVPTVTGSEAPYFTVPTVTGSEAPYFTVATVTGSAAPYFTVATVTGSAPPYFTVATVTGSDVPYFTVPTVPGSAAPYFTVATVTGSDVPYFTVPTVTGSAAPYFTVPTVTGSDVPYFTVPTVPGSAAPYFTVDTVTGSDVPYFTVPTVTGSDAPYFTVPTVTGSAAPYFTVPTVTGSAAPYFTVPTVTGSAAPYFTVPTVTGSAAPYFTVPTETGSDVPYFTVPTVTGSAAPYFTVPTVTGSDAPYFTVPTVAGSDAPYFTVPTETGSDAPYFTVATVTGSDVRYFTVPTVTGSDVPYFTVPTVTGSAAPYFTVPTETGSDVPYFTVPTVTGSAAPYFTVPTVTGSDAPYFTVATVTGSAAPYFTVATVTGSAAPYFTVPTVTGSAAPYFTVATVTGSAAPYFTVATVTGSAAPYFTVATVTGSAAPYFTVPTETGSAAPYFTVPTVPGSAAPYFTVATVTGSDVPYFTVPTVTGSAAPYFTVPTVTGSAAPYFTVPTVTGSEAPYFTVPTVTGSEAPYFTVPTETGSDVPYFTVATVTGSDAT; translated from the coding sequence ATGGGTCACAGTATTATCTCACTACAGTGTCCGGCCCCATACTTCACAGTACCCACAGTGATTGGTAGTGAGGCACCATACTTCACAGTACCcacagtgactggtagtggtgtaccatacttcacagtacccacagtgactggtagtggtgtaccatACTTCACAGTACCCACAGTGACTGGTAGTGAGGCACCATACTTCACAGTACCCACAGTGACTGGTAGTGATGTACCATACTTCACAGTACCCACAGTGATTGGTAGTGAGGCACCATACTTCACAGTAGCCACAGTGACTGGTAGTAAGGCACCATACTTCACAGTACCCACAGTGCCTGGTAGTGCGGCACCATACTTCACAGTAGCCACAGTGACTGGTAGTGATGTACCATACTTCACAGTACCCACAGTGACTGGTAGTGATGTACCATACTTCACAGTACCCACAGTGACTGGTAGTGAGGCACCATACTTCACAGTAGCcacagtgactggtagtggtgtaccatACTTCACAGTACCCACAGTGACTGGTAGTGATGTACCATACTTCACAGTACCCACAGTGACTGGTAGTGATGTACCATACTTCACAGTACCCACAGTGCCTGGTAGTGAGGCACCATACTTCACAGTACCCACAGTGACTGGTAGTGATGCACCATACTTCACAGTACCCACAGTGACTGGTAGTGATGTACGATACTTCACAGTACCCACAGTGACTGGTAGTGATGTACGATACTTCACAGTACCCACAGTGACTGGTAGTGAGGCACCATACTTCACAGTACCCACAGTGACTGGTAGTGAGGCACCATACTTCACAGTAGCCACAGTGACTGGTAGTGCGGCACCATACTTCACAGTAGCCACAGTGACTGGTAGTGCGCCACCATACTTCACAGTAGCCACAGTGACTGGTAGTGATGTACCATACTTCACAGTACCCACAGTGCCTGGTAGTGCGGCACCATACTTCACAGTAGCCACAGTGACTGGTAGTGATGTACCATACTTCACAGTACCCACAGTGACTGGTAGTGCGGCACCATACTTCACAGTACCCACAGTGACTGGTAGTGATGTACCATACTTCACAGTACCCACAGTGCCTGGTAGTGCGGCACCATACTTCACAGTAGACACAGTGACTGGTAGTGATGTACCATACTTCACAGTACCCACTGTGACTGGTAGTGATGCACCATACTTCACAGTACCTACAGTGACTGGTAGTGCGGCACCATACTTCACAGTACCTACAGTGACTGGTAGTGCGGCACCATACTTCACAGTACCTACAGTGACTGGTAGTGCGGCACCATACTTCACAGTACCTACAGTGACTGGTAGTGCGGCACCATACTTCACAGTACCCACAGAGACTGGTAGTGATGTACCATACTTCACAGTACCCACAGTGACTGGTAGTGCGGCACCATACTTCACAGTACCCACAGTGACTGGTAGTGATGCACCATACTTCACAGTACCCACAGTGGCTGGTAGTGATGCACCATACTTCACAGTACCCACAGAGACTGGTAGTGATGCACCATACTTCACAGTAGCCACAGTGACTGGTAGTGATGTACGATACTTCACAGTACCCACAGTGACTGGTAGTGATGTACCATACTTCACAGTACCTACAGTGACTGGTAGTGCGGCACCATACTTCACAGTACCCACAGAGACTGGTAGTGATGTACCATACTTCACAGTACCCACAGTGACTGGTAGTGCGGCACCATACTTCACAGTACCCACAGTGACTGGTAGTGATGCACCATACTTCACAGTAGCCACAGTGACTGGTAGTGCGGCACCATACTTCACAGTAGCCACAGTGACTGGTAGTGCGGCACCATACTTCACAGTACCCACAGTGACTGGTAGTGCGGCACCATACTTCACAGTAGCCACAGTGACTGGTAGTGCGGCACCATACTTCACAGTAGCCACAGTGACTGGTAGTGCGGCACCATACTTCACAGTAGCCACAGTGACTGGTAGTGCGGCACCATACTTCACAGTACCCACAGAGACTGGTAGTGCGGCACCATACTTCACAGTACCCACAGTGCCTGGTAGTGCGGCACCATACTTCACAGTAGCCACAGTGACTGGTAGTGATGTACCATACTTCACAGTACCCACAGTGACTGGTAGTGCGGCACCATACTTCACAGTACCTACAGTGACTGGTAGTGCGGCACCATACTTCACAGTACCTACAGTGACTGGTAGTGAGGCACCATACTTCACAGTACCCACAGTGACTGGTAGTGAGGCACCATACTTCACAGTACCCACAGAGACTGGTAGTGATGTACCATACTTCACAGTAGCCACAGTGACTGGTAGTGATGCCACATAA